Proteins from a genomic interval of Pelagicoccus enzymogenes:
- a CDS encoding ABC-F family ATP-binding cassette domain-containing protein — protein sequence MIGLKNLHLRYGEKVIFGDVSLTIGVRDRIGLVGSNGAGKSTLLKLMLDEVEIDRGEFEKPDWVTLGYLPQDGIEVRGRSLYKEVETAFDDALELQAKIDDADEKLAEMDTSSEEYYDMIDMIGGWEQKLEEYEPEKMKSKIERVLLGLGFAIEDMDRDTGEFSGGWQMRIALAKLLLRQPSLLLLDEPTNHLDIIAQNWFEDYLKRYEGSIMVISHDRAFLDAVTNRTLHLSLGNITSYKGNYSFYAKESQARLDALRKQKANQEKEIQRQKDFINRFRSNVKKASMVQSRIKALDKIDIIELPKTEKKMFFRFPEPPPSSQKVIELVNMSKSYGDLEVFNNFNFHIDKGDRIAVVGVNGAGKSTLARVLAGIEPFQSGERVVGMNTVLAYFAQQQAEELDPEKTVLEEVEAAAAEAGHEDANPRGVLGALLFRKDDVFKSTTVLSGGERNRLALAKILMKRANTIILDEPTNHLDIRSKETLQDAIKEFDGTIILVSHDRDFLDPLVNKVLEVRKDGTRLLTCNVSEYIARIEEESAGKR from the coding sequence ATGATCGGACTCAAGAATCTCCACCTTCGCTACGGCGAGAAAGTAATTTTCGGCGACGTTTCGCTCACGATCGGCGTGCGCGACCGCATCGGTCTCGTGGGTTCCAACGGGGCTGGCAAGTCGACGCTGCTCAAGCTGATGCTCGACGAGGTTGAGATCGACCGTGGCGAATTCGAGAAGCCGGATTGGGTGACCCTCGGTTACTTGCCCCAGGACGGCATCGAGGTGCGCGGTCGCTCTTTGTACAAGGAAGTGGAAACCGCGTTCGACGACGCGCTCGAGCTGCAGGCGAAGATCGACGATGCGGACGAGAAGCTCGCTGAGATGGATACCAGCTCGGAAGAGTACTACGACATGATCGACATGATCGGCGGCTGGGAACAGAAGCTCGAGGAGTACGAGCCGGAGAAGATGAAGTCCAAGATCGAGCGCGTGTTGCTAGGCCTCGGTTTTGCCATCGAGGACATGGATCGCGATACCGGAGAGTTTTCCGGTGGCTGGCAGATGCGTATCGCCCTGGCCAAGCTGCTTTTGCGTCAACCCTCTTTGCTACTGCTCGACGAGCCGACCAACCACTTGGACATCATTGCCCAGAACTGGTTCGAGGACTACCTGAAGCGCTACGAGGGCTCGATCATGGTGATTTCGCACGATCGCGCGTTTCTCGACGCGGTGACGAATCGCACCCTGCACCTGAGCTTGGGGAATATCACTTCCTACAAGGGAAACTACAGCTTCTACGCGAAGGAGTCGCAGGCTCGCCTCGACGCGCTGCGGAAGCAGAAGGCCAACCAGGAGAAGGAGATCCAGCGCCAGAAGGACTTCATCAACCGCTTCCGTTCCAACGTGAAGAAAGCGTCGATGGTGCAGAGCCGCATCAAGGCTCTCGACAAGATCGACATCATCGAGTTGCCGAAGACGGAAAAGAAAATGTTTTTCCGTTTTCCCGAGCCCCCGCCCAGCAGCCAGAAGGTGATCGAGCTGGTCAATATGTCGAAGTCCTACGGCGATCTGGAGGTTTTCAACAACTTCAACTTCCACATCGACAAGGGCGACCGCATCGCGGTGGTCGGTGTCAACGGCGCGGGTAAGTCCACCCTGGCTCGCGTTTTGGCCGGGATCGAGCCTTTCCAGTCGGGCGAGCGCGTAGTGGGCATGAACACAGTGCTTGCCTACTTTGCCCAGCAGCAGGCGGAGGAGCTGGACCCGGAAAAGACGGTATTGGAGGAAGTGGAAGCGGCAGCGGCGGAAGCTGGGCACGAAGACGCGAATCCGCGTGGCGTGCTGGGTGCCTTGCTTTTCCGTAAGGACGACGTCTTCAAGTCCACGACGGTTCTCTCCGGTGGGGAACGCAATCGACTCGCCCTCGCCAAGATCCTGATGAAGCGGGCTAACACCATCATCCTCGACGAACCGACCAACCACTTGGACATTCGGAGCAAGGAAACGCTGCAGGACGCGATCAAGGAGTTCGACGGCACGATCATCCTGGTGAGCCACGACCGCGACTTCCTCGATCCCTTGGTCAACAAGGTCTTGGAGGTCCGGAAGGACGGCACCCGTCTGCTGACCTGTAACGTGAGCGAGTACATCGCCCGTATCGAAGAGGAATCGGCTGGCAAACGCTAA
- a CDS encoding HAD family hydrolase: MEVTPSKIRGILIDLDGTFVDHIQTITRCFQYACRELGFQEPTAEKVKRSIGGSMPVTIQKFLPPEQVEAGKEIWRRRFEEIHLQGVIVLHGADELLDHCNSSGIKAAIFTNKTGRHSRAIIENEGYTERFEFVLGAEDTPYRKPQPEYSAAAIEKIGIPGEQLAMVGDSPFDIEAARAGGMAAICVTTGSHNREELLNAGADKVFDSLAEVSHWLAFGN, translated from the coding sequence ATGGAAGTAACACCTAGCAAGATTCGCGGCATCCTTATCGATCTGGACGGCACCTTCGTCGACCACATCCAAACCATCACGCGCTGTTTCCAGTACGCCTGCAGGGAACTCGGATTCCAGGAGCCGACCGCTGAAAAAGTGAAGCGAAGCATCGGGGGTTCGATGCCCGTGACCATCCAAAAGTTCCTTCCTCCTGAACAAGTAGAAGCAGGAAAAGAAATCTGGCGGCGACGCTTCGAGGAAATCCACCTGCAAGGCGTCATCGTTTTGCACGGAGCCGACGAACTGCTCGACCATTGCAACTCCTCCGGAATCAAAGCCGCCATCTTCACCAACAAAACCGGAAGGCACTCCCGCGCCATCATCGAAAACGAAGGCTACACCGAACGTTTCGAATTCGTGCTCGGCGCCGAGGACACCCCCTACCGCAAGCCCCAACCCGAATACTCCGCTGCCGCGATCGAAAAAATCGGCATCCCCGGAGAGCAACTCGCCATGGTCGGCGACTCCCCCTTCGACATCGAAGCGGCTCGAGCTGGAGGAATGGCCGCCATCTGCGTAACCACCGGATCCCACAACCGCGAAGAGCTCCTCAACGCCGGAGCCGACAAAGTCTTCGACTCTCTCGCCGAAGTCTCCCACTGGCTCGCCTTCGGCAACTAG
- a CDS encoding response regulator — MASQSPQETETPAFRQLSVRVFIGLLVFLVLVIAATYLAIQAAAERTLVQQAEKLHREIGQKIVLKLGERVSGTEALTRSLANLAEALPREQAIYGKVLPELLNSEEGVPPENRLIAGGGIWPEPGAFEEGVNRRSFFWSRNAKGELVYYDDYNEPSGAGYHNEEWYVPARYLKKGEVYWSKSYMDPYSFVPMVTCTAPYWRNGQFAGVATVDLRLDGISEFMAEQAEHVDGYAFAVDRNNRLISFPDAALGKRSQTDKDGNEVVEYRLVGEVAPESEFFSRIAARIENFSTVGKEGLSSAVVGESTWLASKIASESYQIDEAEALRIAESLMSRKGMEAQVEQFRLEGELFLEQSSLISLFSVPSTDWKVLVAMPAAYSDKAVANVVGRVSKTVLGVVSLICLLLYAYLWFSIFSPVKALRGEVRKLALGGPSGARLGLEGDDELGRIAYWFNRRTDQLNAALAELKTSNASLEEAKLAAETASRTKNVFLASMSHEIRTPMNAIIGLTALLSEMEMSKDQRNFVEAIRTSSESLLSLINDILDFTKIEANELDLEEVAFDLRQVMEELSKIIAVQAEEKGLGLSCYLQTEVEGRLLGDPGRLRQILLNLASNAIKFTISGRVDIAGKCIEESDTHQRLEFCVKDTGIGIPESAFENLFDSFRQVDSTTTRKFGGTGLGLAISKRLCDKMQGEIAVSSKQGLGSEFTFTVLLKKAPRTEGRRSQEPLATGWAGFVVDNDWPHGEMLQAELRWLGIESRLYKGLEELEVALAEQSGQVVVFAGQVHGLSHEQLLKNLVRMKVPALNGVVSFASSVRAYALNPSVKASLADSVDKPFSRSELERCVRKLGAPGGELNDRSLEREDDGIYAGYKVLLVEDHPVNQKVASRILATMGVSCLVAGDGQEAVDLVSRCEELDAIVMDWQMPIMDGLDAARRIRKMDGWRSKIPIVAMTANAMHGDRDACLRAGMDDYVSKPVVPEDLRAALGRIFRREQP; from the coding sequence ATGGCGTCCCAATCCCCACAGGAGACCGAAACCCCAGCTTTCCGGCAATTGTCCGTACGCGTGTTTATCGGCTTGCTGGTGTTCTTGGTGTTGGTGATCGCTGCGACATACCTCGCCATCCAAGCGGCGGCGGAGCGCACTTTGGTACAGCAAGCGGAAAAGCTGCATCGCGAGATCGGGCAGAAAATCGTGCTCAAGCTGGGCGAGCGGGTGTCTGGTACGGAGGCCCTGACGCGTTCGCTAGCAAACTTGGCGGAGGCCTTGCCTCGCGAGCAGGCGATTTATGGGAAGGTGCTTCCCGAGCTTTTGAATTCGGAAGAAGGGGTGCCCCCCGAAAATCGCTTGATCGCGGGAGGAGGGATTTGGCCGGAGCCGGGTGCGTTCGAAGAAGGGGTTAACCGTCGGTCGTTTTTCTGGTCGCGAAACGCCAAAGGCGAATTGGTTTACTACGACGACTACAATGAGCCTAGCGGCGCGGGTTATCACAACGAGGAATGGTACGTGCCAGCCCGCTATTTGAAAAAAGGGGAAGTGTATTGGTCCAAGTCCTACATGGACCCTTATTCCTTTGTCCCTATGGTCACCTGTACGGCCCCCTATTGGAGAAACGGGCAGTTCGCGGGTGTTGCCACGGTAGACCTGCGTTTGGACGGAATTTCGGAGTTCATGGCGGAACAGGCCGAGCATGTGGACGGCTACGCGTTCGCGGTGGACCGCAATAATCGTCTCATTTCTTTTCCGGACGCCGCGCTTGGGAAACGCTCGCAAACGGATAAGGACGGCAACGAGGTGGTCGAGTATCGGCTTGTGGGAGAAGTCGCTCCGGAAAGCGAATTTTTCAGTCGCATTGCGGCCCGTATCGAGAATTTCAGCACAGTGGGGAAGGAGGGACTCAGCAGCGCTGTGGTGGGCGAATCGACTTGGCTGGCGTCGAAGATTGCCTCGGAATCTTACCAGATCGATGAGGCGGAGGCCTTGCGGATCGCGGAGTCTCTGATGTCCCGCAAAGGTATGGAGGCTCAGGTTGAGCAGTTCCGGCTCGAAGGGGAGCTGTTCCTCGAACAAAGCTCTTTGATCAGCCTTTTCTCTGTGCCTTCGACGGACTGGAAAGTTCTAGTGGCCATGCCCGCGGCGTACTCCGACAAGGCAGTCGCCAACGTTGTGGGGCGGGTTTCGAAAACGGTCTTGGGGGTCGTCTCCCTCATCTGCTTGTTGCTCTACGCTTACCTGTGGTTCAGCATATTTTCGCCGGTAAAGGCCCTGCGCGGCGAGGTGAGGAAACTGGCGCTGGGAGGACCAAGCGGGGCGCGCTTAGGACTGGAGGGCGATGACGAGCTGGGGAGGATCGCGTATTGGTTCAATCGGCGCACGGATCAGTTGAACGCCGCTTTGGCTGAATTGAAGACCAGCAATGCAAGTCTGGAGGAGGCCAAGCTTGCCGCTGAAACGGCAAGCCGAACGAAGAACGTTTTTCTTGCGTCGATGAGCCACGAGATTCGCACGCCGATGAATGCGATCATTGGTTTGACGGCTTTGTTGAGCGAGATGGAGATGTCGAAGGATCAGCGAAACTTTGTGGAGGCGATCCGCACCTCTTCGGAGTCGCTGCTTTCATTGATCAACGACATCCTGGATTTCACTAAGATAGAAGCTAACGAATTGGATCTTGAGGAAGTTGCTTTCGACTTGCGGCAGGTTATGGAGGAGTTGTCCAAGATTATTGCGGTGCAGGCGGAGGAGAAGGGCTTGGGGCTAAGTTGTTACCTCCAAACGGAAGTGGAAGGGCGCCTTCTAGGCGACCCCGGTCGCCTCAGGCAGATTTTGCTGAACCTCGCTTCTAACGCCATCAAGTTCACGATCTCGGGCCGCGTTGATATAGCAGGCAAGTGTATCGAGGAGTCCGATACGCATCAGCGGCTAGAGTTTTGCGTCAAGGATACCGGTATCGGCATCCCGGAGTCGGCCTTCGAAAACTTATTCGATTCGTTTCGCCAAGTCGATTCCACGACGACCCGAAAATTTGGCGGAACCGGTCTAGGCTTGGCGATCAGCAAGCGTCTCTGTGACAAGATGCAGGGGGAGATCGCAGTATCCAGCAAGCAGGGCTTGGGATCTGAATTTACTTTCACGGTGCTTTTGAAAAAGGCGCCAAGGACCGAAGGGAGGAGGAGCCAGGAACCGCTGGCCACGGGGTGGGCGGGGTTCGTCGTCGATAACGATTGGCCGCACGGCGAGATGTTGCAGGCGGAGCTGCGCTGGCTTGGAATCGAGTCGCGTTTGTACAAGGGCTTGGAAGAATTGGAGGTCGCTCTGGCGGAGCAATCAGGGCAGGTGGTCGTATTCGCCGGGCAGGTACACGGATTGTCTCACGAGCAGCTGCTCAAGAACTTGGTGCGAATGAAGGTTCCGGCTCTCAATGGAGTCGTCTCTTTCGCCAGCTCCGTGCGGGCTTATGCCTTGAATCCCAGCGTGAAGGCTTCCTTGGCGGACTCTGTAGACAAGCCGTTCAGTCGATCTGAATTGGAACGGTGCGTTCGGAAGTTGGGTGCACCGGGGGGAGAGCTCAACGATCGGAGCCTTGAAAGGGAGGACGATGGCATCTACGCCGGCTACAAGGTTTTGCTGGTGGAGGATCATCCGGTGAACCAAAAGGTCGCGTCCCGCATCCTCGCGACCATGGGTGTGTCGTGCCTGGTGGCGGGCGATGGGCAAGAAGCGGTCGATTTGGTCTCACGTTGCGAGGAGCTAGACGCCATCGTCATGGATTGGCAGATGCCGATCATGGACGGATTGGATGCGGCTAGGCGGATTCGTAAGATGGACGGCTGGCGGTCGAAGATTCCGATCGTAGCCATGACCGCAAACGCCATGCATGGAGATCGCGACGCGTGTTTGCGGGCCGGGATGGACGACTATGTGAGCAAGCCGGTGGTTCCTGAGGACCTCAGGGCGGCGCTTGGCCGGATTTTTCGCAGGGAGCAGCCCTAG
- the recD2 gene encoding SF1B family DNA helicase RecD2, protein MPAPANTESLSGVLERIIFFNEENNYTIAELRPSDGTEKVTITGQLGGVQCGETLRIQGSWTKHPTHGPQFKLSSFKSELPASIYGIRKYLGSGLVKGVSKGLAERIVDRFGDDTLRIISEESAKLQEVSGIGKQRARSIKEAWDEQVVQRELFIFGQTYGLTPALCLRMYKQFGPEATQVLRNEPYRAAREVQGVGFKTADKIAINTGIPNDSPQRIDAGIEFVLQELQDDGHTAFPQEDLGVLASEKLEADLSIVQAGIDRLLASKALRATEATSGHAYLQLPYNFFAEEKIALAIKRLKDTESALPPIKRDIAVDWAEEKAGFQFGDSQKDAIKGSLAHKVFILTGGPGTGKTTILRAVVSILKAKKAKILLAAPTGRAAQRLAESTGAYAQTIHRLLKFDPSEGGFVMNENKPLSADVVIVDEASMLDARLAAALFSAIPSRAHLILVGDVDQLPSVGAGNVLKDLIASRKIRYVTLDVVFRQKKFSSIVHYAHAINRGEVSLPTALEDVRQLDPQKDFQFVAASDQADAAQKVAQVFDSFIRGELCLDPIADAQTLAPMHKGLAGVGNLNATLQETLNKRREAMPFGQLKFKVGDKVIQTRNNYDKNVFNGDIGIVTAIDGSNGLLDVDFDGTEATYDRSEMIDLQLAYAVSIHKSQGSEYPVVVIPLLKAHFMMLQRNLIYTAVTRGKKKIVIVGETAAYAMAVRNSDAKSRCTLLQEFLK, encoded by the coding sequence TTGCCAGCCCCCGCCAACACAGAATCCCTATCCGGCGTCCTCGAGCGCATCATCTTCTTCAACGAAGAAAACAACTACACCATCGCCGAGCTCCGCCCCAGCGACGGAACGGAGAAAGTCACCATCACCGGACAGCTCGGCGGGGTACAATGCGGTGAAACCCTTCGCATCCAGGGCAGCTGGACCAAGCACCCCACCCACGGCCCGCAGTTCAAGCTCTCCTCCTTCAAGTCCGAACTGCCCGCATCCATTTACGGGATACGCAAGTACCTAGGCAGCGGACTCGTCAAAGGCGTCTCCAAAGGCCTCGCCGAACGCATCGTCGACCGCTTCGGCGACGACACCCTGCGCATCATCTCCGAAGAGTCGGCCAAGCTTCAGGAAGTCAGCGGCATCGGCAAGCAACGCGCCCGCTCCATCAAGGAGGCCTGGGACGAGCAAGTCGTGCAGCGCGAACTCTTCATCTTCGGCCAAACATACGGCCTCACGCCCGCCCTCTGCCTGCGCATGTACAAGCAGTTCGGCCCGGAAGCCACCCAAGTGCTGCGCAACGAACCCTACCGCGCCGCCCGCGAAGTCCAAGGCGTCGGCTTCAAGACCGCCGACAAGATCGCCATCAACACCGGCATCCCCAACGACAGCCCCCAACGCATCGACGCCGGCATCGAGTTCGTCCTGCAAGAACTGCAAGACGACGGCCACACCGCCTTCCCGCAAGAAGACCTCGGCGTCCTCGCCTCCGAAAAGCTGGAAGCCGACCTCTCCATCGTGCAAGCCGGCATCGACCGCCTGCTCGCCTCCAAAGCCCTCCGCGCCACCGAAGCGACTAGCGGGCACGCGTATCTGCAGCTCCCCTACAACTTCTTCGCCGAGGAGAAGATCGCCCTCGCCATCAAGCGGCTAAAGGACACCGAAAGCGCCCTGCCGCCCATCAAGCGCGACATCGCCGTCGACTGGGCCGAAGAAAAGGCAGGCTTCCAATTCGGCGACTCTCAAAAAGACGCCATCAAAGGCTCACTCGCCCACAAAGTCTTCATCCTCACCGGCGGCCCCGGCACTGGTAAGACCACCATCCTCCGAGCCGTCGTCTCCATCCTCAAAGCCAAGAAAGCCAAGATCCTCCTCGCCGCCCCTACCGGCCGCGCCGCCCAACGCCTCGCCGAATCCACCGGAGCCTACGCCCAGACCATTCACCGACTCCTCAAGTTCGATCCCTCCGAAGGCGGATTCGTGATGAACGAAAACAAGCCTCTCTCCGCCGACGTCGTCATCGTAGACGAAGCCTCCATGCTCGACGCCCGCCTCGCCGCCGCCCTGTTCTCCGCAATTCCCTCCCGAGCGCACCTCATACTCGTGGGCGACGTCGACCAGCTCCCATCCGTAGGAGCCGGCAACGTACTCAAAGACCTCATCGCGTCGCGAAAAATCCGATACGTCACCCTCGACGTCGTTTTCCGCCAAAAGAAGTTCAGTTCCATCGTCCACTACGCCCACGCCATCAACCGCGGCGAAGTGTCCCTCCCCACCGCCCTCGAAGACGTCCGCCAGCTCGACCCCCAGAAAGACTTCCAGTTCGTGGCCGCCAGCGACCAAGCTGACGCCGCCCAAAAAGTTGCCCAAGTATTCGATTCCTTCATACGCGGCGAGCTCTGCCTCGACCCCATCGCCGACGCCCAAACCCTCGCCCCCATGCACAAAGGTCTCGCGGGCGTCGGAAACCTAAACGCCACCTTGCAAGAGACCCTCAACAAGCGACGCGAAGCCATGCCTTTCGGGCAGCTCAAGTTCAAAGTCGGCGACAAGGTTATCCAGACTCGCAACAACTACGACAAGAACGTATTCAACGGCGACATCGGCATCGTCACCGCCATCGACGGCTCCAACGGCCTGCTCGACGTCGACTTCGACGGCACCGAAGCCACCTACGACCGATCCGAGATGATCGACCTGCAGCTCGCCTACGCTGTCAGCATCCACAAGTCTCAAGGCAGCGAATACCCCGTAGTGGTCATACCACTACTCAAAGCCCACTTCATGATGCTGCAGCGCAACCTCATCTACACCGCCGTCACCCGCGGAAAGAAGAAGATCGTCATCGTCGGAGAAACAGCCGCCTACGCCATGGCCGTCCGCAACTCCGACGCCAAATCCCGCTGCACCCTCCTGCAAGAATTCCTAAAGTAG
- a CDS encoding phosphopantetheine-binding protein codes for MSNEATSTNQNQSPSDPSADELLKETLKRCSPETITAALAFRQSGDISLVPTVVLGIVERFLEPEVVDTLKSGDDSVRFMEDLGMDSLTMFEAIMMVEESLGVSIKNEELWDLRTVGDLKTFIAAKLSGVEVVAQAKSFPIEQIAAVMPQQEPFLFLQSAEIDGAKAKGAYTISGKEGFLKGHFKGDPVFPASIMLEALGQLGVFHFLTTDDSASEGAGSSIYFTGADGVRCSRVCRPGDTLELSVELKRRRDPLVVYSGKITVAGEKAASAEEISLIVAPAEGASASGAKE; via the coding sequence ATGTCAAACGAGGCAACCAGCACGAACCAGAATCAGAGTCCTTCCGACCCCAGCGCAGACGAGCTCCTCAAGGAGACCCTGAAGCGTTGCTCTCCGGAGACCATCACTGCCGCACTTGCGTTTCGCCAGAGCGGGGACATCTCTCTGGTGCCGACGGTGGTGTTGGGAATCGTAGAGCGCTTCTTGGAGCCGGAGGTAGTCGACACGCTGAAGAGCGGCGACGATTCGGTGAGGTTCATGGAAGACCTTGGCATGGACTCGCTCACGATGTTTGAGGCGATCATGATGGTAGAGGAGTCGCTGGGGGTGAGCATCAAGAACGAGGAGCTTTGGGACCTGCGCACGGTGGGCGACCTGAAGACATTCATCGCGGCCAAGCTTTCGGGAGTGGAAGTGGTGGCCCAAGCCAAGTCCTTTCCTATCGAGCAGATCGCTGCAGTGATGCCGCAGCAGGAGCCCTTCTTGTTTTTGCAGTCAGCTGAGATTGATGGAGCGAAGGCAAAGGGGGCCTACACGATTTCGGGCAAGGAAGGCTTCCTCAAAGGCCACTTCAAGGGTGACCCCGTGTTCCCAGCTTCGATCATGCTTGAAGCGCTGGGGCAGCTCGGAGTTTTCCACTTCTTGACCACTGACGATTCGGCCTCGGAGGGCGCCGGAAGTTCGATTTATTTCACGGGAGCGGACGGGGTGCGATGCAGTCGCGTTTGCCGGCCGGGTGACACGCTGGAGCTAAGCGTTGAGCTGAAGCGCCGCCGCGATCCCTTGGTCGTCTATTCCGGCAAGATTACGGTTGCCGGCGAAAAGGCCGCCTCCGCGGAAGAGATTTCCTTGATCGTCGCTCCAGCTGAGGGGGCCTCGGCGAGCGGAGCGAAAGAGTAA
- a CDS encoding beta-ketoacyl-[acyl-carrier-protein] synthase family protein, whose protein sequence is MGLQRVFVTGIGIVSSIGNDAPAVVGSLRALKHGFEPFAPQNAKIPSDVKLAGTVKGFDVSSPDFEDWTLPAPYRIRRDVMRSLPPHGPYVHVAMSQAIESAGLEEPDISNLDTGMYTSSGGSTRLIHQNTTRLHQMGPMRCPPTGIVASIAGTLSFNLVAQFKIRGNSCGFSSACASSGHAIGFAYDDIALGRQKRMFVAAGEDLNDESLLPFAGMRALSLEGDPQRASCPFDKSRNGFVSTGGGAVLILESEEEVLRRGARPYAELLGWGQASDGHNVAMSHPEGVGLVAAMQRALRSASLDAGEVEYINAHATSTLVGDLSEGRAIREVFAKQGHVPKVSSTKALTGHGLSLASALEASIVSLSMKEGFTPGSAHIRDLDPEFEGVNVIRETLSEAPKIALSNSSGFGGANVSLVFKQV, encoded by the coding sequence ATGGGACTTCAGCGAGTATTTGTAACCGGAATCGGAATCGTGAGCAGCATCGGCAACGATGCGCCAGCAGTGGTCGGTAGCCTGCGAGCTCTCAAGCACGGCTTTGAGCCTTTCGCCCCGCAGAATGCTAAGATTCCGTCGGACGTGAAGCTAGCGGGCACGGTCAAAGGCTTCGATGTAAGCTCGCCCGATTTCGAGGATTGGACCTTGCCGGCGCCGTACCGGATCCGGAGAGACGTCATGCGTTCGCTTCCGCCGCATGGCCCCTATGTGCACGTGGCAATGTCGCAGGCGATCGAAAGTGCAGGGCTGGAGGAGCCGGATATCTCAAATTTGGATACAGGCATGTACACCTCCTCTGGAGGGTCGACGCGGCTGATCCACCAGAATACGACCCGTCTCCATCAAATGGGGCCGATGCGTTGTCCTCCGACGGGCATCGTGGCTTCGATCGCGGGCACCCTAAGCTTCAACCTGGTGGCTCAATTCAAGATTCGCGGCAATTCCTGCGGGTTTTCTTCCGCTTGCGCCTCCTCGGGACATGCCATCGGCTTTGCCTATGATGATATCGCCTTGGGGCGCCAGAAACGGATGTTCGTCGCTGCTGGCGAGGACTTGAATGACGAATCGCTCTTGCCGTTTGCGGGCATGCGAGCGCTTTCGCTCGAGGGCGACCCGCAACGTGCCTCCTGTCCCTTCGACAAGTCTCGTAATGGCTTTGTGAGTACGGGCGGTGGGGCTGTGCTGATTCTGGAGAGCGAAGAGGAGGTGCTTCGCAGGGGCGCGAGGCCTTATGCGGAACTTCTCGGCTGGGGGCAGGCTAGCGACGGGCACAACGTGGCTATGTCCCATCCGGAAGGCGTGGGATTGGTTGCGGCGATGCAGCGAGCGCTGCGTTCTGCCTCGTTGGATGCGGGGGAGGTGGAATACATCAACGCGCACGCGACCTCCACATTGGTCGGTGACTTGAGCGAGGGCCGCGCCATTCGAGAAGTGTTCGCGAAGCAGGGCCATGTTCCCAAGGTATCGAGCACCAAGGCCTTGACGGGGCATGGGCTCTCTTTGGCCAGCGCCTTGGAGGCGTCGATCGTTTCCTTGAGCATGAAGGAAGGCTTTACGCCGGGATCGGCGCACATTCGGGATCTGGATCCAGAGTTCGAGGGAGTGAACGTGATTCGAGAGACTTTGAGTGAAGCTCCCAAGATCGCTTTGAGCAACAGTTCCGGCTTTGGCGGGGCGAATGTGTCGCTGGTGTTCAAGCAGGTATAG
- a CDS encoding fatty acid desaturase — translation MRINNWGIFSFIVGYHVLLVALLPVYISVFSWASLVLFGVTWAISVFSITAGYHRLFSHNTYKAKPAYEWACLLSSSLAIESSALQWSHDHRIHHSHVDTDKDPYSIKKGFWYAHIWWMFSYNEPIDKRIVKDLLKNPRVMFQHNHYALVTIAVNVAVVGIGCFFMHPIAALFAGFFMRLFAIHHCTWFINSLCHVWGARTYAKELTAVDNAVLALFTFGEGYHNYHHTMANDYRNGVRWYHFDPTKWLIWTSSKLGLVSDLRWVSDVKLRQMLVKKDKSLLLERIRHEIDETSKELHNRLEHLSESFEEKAASLMVKARELKSATEERRKLLEIEIKQQKKELQAMWKSWIKLTEFTSARYELGHAH, via the coding sequence ATGCGCATCAATAACTGGGGAATTTTCTCTTTCATCGTTGGCTACCACGTGCTGCTGGTCGCCTTGCTGCCTGTCTACATTTCAGTTTTCAGCTGGGCGTCGCTGGTCCTGTTCGGCGTAACTTGGGCGATTTCGGTCTTTTCGATCACGGCGGGTTACCATCGTCTGTTTTCGCACAACACCTACAAGGCGAAGCCAGCTTACGAGTGGGCGTGCTTGCTCTCCTCGAGCTTGGCGATCGAGTCTTCCGCTCTGCAGTGGTCGCACGATCACCGCATCCATCACAGCCATGTGGATACTGACAAGGATCCGTACAGCATCAAAAAGGGCTTCTGGTACGCCCACATCTGGTGGATGTTCAGCTACAACGAGCCGATCGACAAGCGCATCGTCAAGGACCTGCTCAAGAACCCGCGGGTCATGTTCCAGCACAATCACTACGCTCTGGTGACGATCGCGGTGAATGTGGCGGTAGTGGGCATCGGCTGCTTCTTCATGCACCCGATCGCGGCGCTTTTCGCCGGTTTCTTCATGCGCCTTTTTGCGATCCACCATTGTACTTGGTTCATCAACAGCCTTTGCCACGTCTGGGGCGCTCGCACCTACGCCAAGGAATTGACTGCTGTCGATAACGCGGTCTTGGCGCTCTTCACTTTTGGCGAGGGTTACCATAACTACCACCACACCATGGCGAACGACTACCGCAACGGCGTTCGCTGGTACCATTTCGATCCGACCAAGTGGTTGATCTGGACTTCGTCGAAGCTCGGGCTCGTTTCCGACTTGCGTTGGGTCAGCGACGTGAAGCTGCGCCAGATGCTGGTGAAGAAGGACAAGAGCCTGTTGCTAGAGCGTATCCGCCACGAAATCGACGAGACCTCCAAGGAGTTGCACAACAGGCTGGAGCACCTCTCGGAGAGTTTCGAGGAGAAGGCGGCTTCCTTGATGGTCAAGGCCCGCGAGCTGAAGAGCGCCACGGAAGAGCGCCGCAAGTTGCTGGAAATCGAGATCAAGCAACAGAAGAAGGAGCTCCAGGCCATGTGGAAGTCCTGGATCAAGCTCACCGAGTTTACCTCGGCCCGCTACGAGCTCGGCCACGCCCACTAG